In the Chryseobacterium sp. MYb264 genome, one interval contains:
- a CDS encoding acyl-CoA carboxylase subunit beta, which translates to MDIEFNKREDQNRLKLSEINRLLSEIKKGGGEKRLQKLRDEGKMTARERIEYLLDKNSDSIEIGAFAGYGMYEEHGGCPSGGVVVVMGYVSGRQCLVVANDASVKAGAWFPITGKKNLRAQEIAMENKLPIIYLVDSAGVYLPMQDEIFPDKEHFGRIFRNNAKMSAMGIIQISAVMGSCVAGGAYLPIMSDEAMIVAGTGSIFLAGSYLVKAAIGETIDNETLGGATTHCSISGVTDYKAKDDKDALNRIKNIMKSLGSTENAGFDRIESVQPKEKPENIFGIIPVSRAEQYDTYDIIKCLVDHSEFEEYKADYGKSIVCATARIDGWSVGIVANQRKLVKSGKGEMQFGGVIYSDSADKATRFIANCNQRKIPLVFLQDVTGFMVGSKSEHGGIIKDGAKMVNAVSNSIVPKFTIITGNSYGAGNYAMCGKAYDPRLIVAWPWADLAVMGGAQAAKVLAQIQESTLKKQGKDISEEERKNILDSISKKYQKQTESTYAAARLWTDAIINPVDTRKWISMGIEAANHAPITEKFNLGVIQV; encoded by the coding sequence ATGGACATTGAATTCAATAAACGGGAAGATCAAAACAGACTGAAGCTTTCAGAAATTAACAGGCTGCTTTCAGAAATAAAAAAAGGCGGTGGAGAAAAAAGACTTCAGAAACTACGTGATGAGGGAAAAATGACAGCAAGAGAAAGAATTGAATATCTTCTTGATAAGAATTCTGATTCCATAGAAATAGGTGCTTTTGCGGGATATGGGATGTATGAAGAACATGGCGGGTGTCCCAGCGGAGGAGTCGTTGTGGTGATGGGATATGTTTCCGGAAGACAATGTTTGGTGGTAGCCAATGATGCTTCTGTAAAAGCGGGGGCCTGGTTTCCGATCACCGGAAAGAAAAATCTGAGAGCTCAGGAAATTGCGATGGAAAACAAATTACCCATCATCTACCTGGTTGATTCCGCAGGGGTTTACTTGCCAATGCAGGATGAGATTTTTCCTGATAAAGAGCATTTCGGAAGAATTTTCAGAAATAATGCCAAGATGAGTGCGATGGGAATTATCCAGATATCGGCGGTTATGGGGAGTTGTGTTGCAGGAGGAGCCTACCTTCCGATCATGAGTGATGAAGCCATGATTGTTGCCGGAACAGGGTCAATTTTTCTTGCCGGAAGCTATTTGGTAAAAGCCGCGATTGGAGAGACTATCGATAACGAAACTTTAGGGGGAGCTACCACGCATTGTTCTATTTCCGGTGTTACGGATTATAAGGCTAAAGATGATAAAGATGCTTTAAACAGGATTAAAAATATTATGAAATCTCTCGGTTCAACTGAAAATGCCGGGTTTGACAGGATTGAAAGTGTCCAGCCGAAAGAAAAGCCTGAAAATATCTTCGGAATTATACCCGTTTCGAGAGCAGAGCAATACGATACTTATGATATCATTAAATGTTTAGTCGATCATTCTGAATTCGAAGAATATAAAGCGGATTACGGAAAAAGTATTGTTTGCGCTACGGCAAGAATCGATGGTTGGTCTGTCGGAATTGTTGCTAACCAAAGAAAACTTGTGAAAAGCGGTAAGGGCGAAATGCAGTTTGGAGGAGTCATTTATTCCGATTCTGCGGATAAAGCGACACGATTTATTGCGAATTGTAACCAGAGAAAAATTCCTTTGGTTTTCCTACAGGATGTTACCGGATTTATGGTGGGTTCAAAATCTGAACACGGAGGAATTATCAAAGATGGTGCAAAAATGGTCAATGCCGTTTCTAATTCTATAGTTCCTAAATTTACCATTATCACAGGTAATTCTTATGGTGCAGGAAACTATGCCATGTGCGGAAAAGCATATGACCCGAGATTAATTGTCGCTTGGCCATGGGCAGACCTTGCCGTAATGGGGGGCGCACAGGCAGCGAAAGTATTGGCTCAGATTCAGGAATCAACATTAAAAAAACAGGGAAAAGATATTTCTGAAGAGGAAAGAAAAAATATTCTTGATTCCATTTCAAAAAAATATCAAAAACAGACGGAATCTACTTATGCAGCCGCTAGATTATGGACGGATGCCATTATTAACCCGGTGGACACCCGAAAATGGATTTCTATGGGAATTGAAGCCGCCAACCATGCACCAATTACTGAAAAATTCAATCTTGGGGTCATCCAGGTCTGA
- the uvrC gene encoding excinuclease ABC subunit UvrC — MNSSLELQLKTLPSEPGVYRYYDKNENLLYVGKAKNLKKRVLSYFNKNLPGYRIKIMVGKIQRLETTIVNSEYDALLLENNLIKEHQPFYNVMLKDDKTYPWICIKNEEFPRIFLTRNKIKDGSEYFGPYAKVRPAKILLDTIKHIYKLRTCNLNLAPAKIEDGKYKVCLEYHIKNCEGPCEGLESKEDYDEKIDAIRGIIKGDFRKAKEYLTGQMMKYAGSLKFEEAQIIKERLDILEDYQTKNTVVNPNIDDVDVFGMTSDETAAYVNFFKIRNGNIIQSFTTEIKKILEESDEDIMEEALIEIRQKFASDSREVLLPFHLSLEIPNVKLIVPKVGDKKRIVELSEKNAKEYRLEKLKQVQILDPERHTNRIMAEMQKLLRMPVEPRHIEGFDNSNIQGTNPVSACVVFKDGRPSKADYRIFHPKTVEGPNDFATMEEVIFRRYKRLLDEGDDLPQLILIDGGKGQLSSAIKSLKLLGLYGKITIVGIAKRLEEIFFPEDPIPLYLDKKSETLKILQRVRDEAHRFGVKHHRTRRKNSTIKSELDEIPGVGEKTIELLLSKLKSVKRIKEADLVTLEEILGKSKAKVIWEFFNS; from the coding sequence ATGAATTCTTCGTTAGAACTACAGCTGAAAACTTTACCATCCGAACCAGGCGTTTATCGTTATTATGATAAAAACGAAAATCTGCTGTATGTGGGGAAGGCCAAAAATCTAAAAAAGAGGGTTCTTTCCTACTTCAATAAAAACCTTCCGGGATATCGTATCAAAATAATGGTAGGCAAAATCCAGCGATTGGAAACAACTATTGTTAACAGCGAATATGACGCGCTTTTACTGGAAAATAATCTGATTAAGGAGCATCAGCCATTTTATAATGTCATGTTGAAGGATGATAAAACCTATCCTTGGATCTGCATTAAAAATGAAGAGTTTCCACGAATATTTTTAACGAGAAATAAAATTAAAGATGGTTCGGAATATTTCGGGCCTTACGCTAAAGTACGTCCGGCAAAGATTCTGCTTGACACGATCAAACATATTTATAAACTCAGAACCTGTAACCTGAACCTTGCGCCCGCAAAAATTGAAGACGGAAAGTATAAAGTTTGTCTTGAATATCATATTAAAAACTGTGAAGGGCCTTGTGAAGGGCTTGAAAGCAAGGAAGATTATGATGAGAAAATTGATGCGATCCGTGGGATTATCAAAGGGGATTTCCGAAAAGCAAAGGAATATCTTACTGGGCAGATGATGAAATATGCGGGCAGTCTGAAGTTTGAAGAAGCTCAGATCATTAAGGAAAGACTTGATATTCTGGAAGATTACCAGACAAAAAATACGGTAGTTAACCCGAATATTGATGATGTGGATGTATTCGGAATGACGAGTGATGAAACCGCCGCTTATGTAAATTTCTTTAAAATCAGAAACGGAAATATCATCCAGAGTTTTACGACAGAGATCAAAAAAATTCTTGAGGAAAGCGATGAAGATATTATGGAAGAAGCATTGATTGAAATTCGTCAGAAATTCGCTTCAGATTCCAGAGAAGTTTTATTACCTTTCCATTTATCTCTGGAGATTCCGAACGTAAAACTGATTGTTCCGAAAGTGGGTGATAAAAAACGAATCGTTGAATTATCAGAAAAAAATGCAAAAGAATATCGTTTAGAAAAATTAAAGCAGGTTCAGATTCTGGATCCCGAAAGACATACCAACAGAATTATGGCAGAGATGCAAAAGCTGCTGAGAATGCCTGTGGAACCCAGACATATCGAAGGTTTTGATAACTCTAATATTCAGGGGACTAATCCTGTTTCGGCTTGTGTTGTCTTTAAAGACGGACGACCTAGCAAAGCCGATTACAGAATTTTTCATCCCAAGACTGTAGAGGGGCCGAATGACTTCGCCACGATGGAAGAGGTGATTTTTCGCCGTTATAAGAGATTATTGGATGAAGGGGATGACCTACCACAATTAATTTTGATTGACGGAGGGAAAGGGCAGCTTTCATCTGCCATAAAAAGTTTAAAACTATTAGGACTTTACGGAAAAATAACCATCGTAGGGATTGCCAAACGTCTGGAAGAGATTTTTTTCCCTGAAGATCCTATTCCTTTATATCTCGATAAAAAATCTGAGACCTTAAAAATCCTGCAAAGAGTAAGAGACGAAGCCCACCGTTTTGGAGTAAAACATCACAGAACAAGACGAAAAAACTCAACCATAAAATCGGAATTAGACGAAATTCCGGGGGTTGGTGAAAAGACGATTGAGCTACTTTTATCTAAATTAAAGTCGGTAAAAAGAATTAAGGAGGCAGATTTGGTGACTTTGGAAGAGATCTTGGGGAAAAGTAAGGCGAAAGTGATTTGGGAGTTTTTTAATTCTTAA
- a CDS encoding VanZ family protein, with translation MKKHFAVLISVYAIFLLYMMFFGSGREASDCFYLQLKPFNTIHMFFTDRHVGEKDFIINIIGNVFVFSPFGWLGLCIRKFNKFFPITLFFIITITLIELTQSYTGRGVADVDDVFLNTLGMVIGFILFKYATWKNLANIRFHFELYDKTYKVQTS, from the coding sequence ATGAAAAAACATTTTGCAGTTCTCATTTCTGTATATGCCATTTTTTTATTGTATATGATGTTCTTTGGTTCAGGCCGCGAAGCATCAGACTGCTTTTACCTGCAGCTAAAACCGTTTAATACCATTCACATGTTTTTTACGGATCGTCATGTCGGGGAAAAAGATTTTATAATTAACATTATTGGAAATGTATTTGTCTTCAGTCCTTTTGGCTGGCTGGGGCTTTGCATCAGAAAATTTAACAAGTTCTTTCCTATCACCTTATTCTTTATTATTACAATTACATTGATTGAGCTCACACAATCGTATACAGGTCGTGGAGTAGCTGATGTAGATGATGTATTCTTAAATACACTCGGAATGGTTATCGGTTTCATTTTGTTTAAATATGCGACATGGAAAAATCTGGCTAATATCAGATTTCATTTTGAATTATATGATAAAACATATAAAGTTCAGACTTCTTAA
- a CDS encoding DMT family transporter produces MHKLALFRLHLIVFLWGFTAILGKLIHANAQILVFYRMLFAAVFLFAFIRIYKKESIKVSKKIFFQLAAIGFAMALHWYCFFYSIKVSNVSIALSCLSLSTLFASVLEPIIFKRKVDISEVLMGLVIVACILLIFKTEFQYKEGIMYGVLCAIFGTIFSVFNGKMFGKTSSGNIIFYEIFCGWFILMIIYLFSGQIFQMNEISYRDIALICLLASIFTAFPMLESVNLMKYISPFTLILTVNLEPVYGIILAFFIFGESEHMSPVFYVASGVMILAIIVNGFIKAKKTKKLN; encoded by the coding sequence ATGCATAAATTAGCACTGTTCAGGTTGCATTTGATTGTTTTTTTGTGGGGGTTTACTGCAATTTTAGGGAAGCTGATTCATGCTAATGCACAAATTCTTGTGTTCTACCGGATGCTCTTTGCGGCTGTTTTTCTTTTTGCCTTTATCAGAATCTATAAAAAGGAAAGCATCAAAGTTTCAAAGAAAATTTTCTTTCAGCTGGCGGCAATTGGTTTTGCAATGGCGCTACATTGGTATTGTTTTTTTTATTCAATTAAAGTATCCAATGTTTCGATTGCTTTAAGCTGTCTGTCATTATCTACTTTATTTGCCTCAGTTTTAGAGCCTATAATTTTTAAACGAAAGGTTGACATTTCTGAGGTTTTGATGGGTCTGGTTATTGTTGCCTGTATTTTATTAATATTTAAAACTGAATTTCAATACAAAGAAGGAATAATGTATGGCGTTTTATGTGCTATTTTCGGAACTATATTTTCTGTTTTCAACGGAAAAATGTTTGGAAAGACGAGCTCTGGTAATATTATTTTTTACGAAATTTTCTGCGGATGGTTTATTTTGATGATAATTTATTTGTTTTCAGGACAAATATTTCAAATGAATGAAATAAGTTACAGGGATATTGCGTTAATATGCTTATTGGCAAGTATTTTCACAGCTTTTCCGATGCTGGAATCGGTTAATTTAATGAAATATATTTCGCCTTTTACACTAATTTTAACAGTTAATTTGGAACCTGTTTATGGAATTATACTAGCTTTTTTTATCTTTGGGGAATCGGAACATATGAGCCCTGTTTTTTACGTGGCATCAGGTGTTATGATACTGGCAATCATTGTCAATGGATTTATAAAAGCTAAGAAAACAAAAAAATTAAATTAA
- a CDS encoding PorV/PorQ family protein, giving the protein MMKKYLLLAFSLVFGVSQAQIIRKYSNEFLNIGAGARGLAMGGAVISNQDDVYSPMWNPAGLMSIQRDWQGAAMHAEYFESIAKYDYLAYAKVLETGVFGVSVVRLGVDNILNTTQMIDPEGNIDYDKITKFSQSDYAAVLSYAFNPGGNQRLDVGVNAKLVYRNVGKFANGYGFGFDIGAIYKMDNGWKLGGMLRDATTTVNFWTVNQKELSTVVNGEEFNPAPKDKMELTMPKLNIGASKIFNVNSSVYILPEAGLNVDFAKTAALVSTDFASITPYAGAELGYQKMIFVRLGVNRFQNITDIEDLKRKVSFQPSAGIGIRYRGLTLDYALTNSGIGGSNFYSNFFSLKLDMGEFRND; this is encoded by the coding sequence ATGATGAAAAAATATCTTTTGCTTGCCTTCTCCCTTGTTTTTGGGGTATCTCAGGCTCAAATTATCAGAAAATATTCCAATGAATTTTTAAATATTGGAGCTGGAGCCAGAGGACTTGCCATGGGGGGAGCTGTAATATCCAATCAGGATGATGTATATTCACCCATGTGGAATCCGGCAGGGCTTATGTCGATTCAGAGAGACTGGCAAGGAGCGGCCATGCACGCAGAATATTTTGAATCCATTGCCAAATATGATTATCTGGCGTATGCAAAAGTTTTAGAAACGGGTGTTTTTGGGGTTTCAGTGGTGAGACTTGGGGTTGACAATATTTTGAATACAACTCAGATGATCGATCCTGAAGGGAATATTGACTATGACAAGATCACGAAATTCTCTCAGTCTGATTATGCTGCAGTACTTTCTTACGCCTTCAATCCCGGAGGAAACCAAAGATTGGATGTTGGGGTAAACGCAAAGTTGGTGTACAGAAATGTGGGGAAATTTGCCAACGGATATGGTTTTGGATTTGACATTGGTGCCATTTATAAAATGGACAATGGCTGGAAATTGGGAGGTATGCTTAGAGACGCAACTACCACTGTCAATTTTTGGACTGTCAATCAGAAAGAATTGTCTACGGTCGTAAACGGTGAAGAATTCAACCCGGCTCCTAAAGATAAGATGGAACTTACGATGCCAAAACTAAATATTGGGGCAAGTAAAATCTTTAATGTCAACAGCAGTGTATACATTTTACCTGAGGCAGGTCTGAATGTTGATTTCGCCAAAACAGCCGCCCTTGTCTCTACAGATTTTGCCAGTATAACGCCTTATGCAGGAGCAGAATTAGGTTATCAAAAAATGATTTTTGTAAGATTAGGGGTCAACCGCTTCCAGAATATTACAGATATCGAAGATTTGAAAAGAAAAGTTTCGTTCCAGCCAAGTGCGGGTATCGGAATCAGATATAGAGGTTTAACGCTGGATTATGCGCTTACCAATTCAGGAATTGGAGGATCTAATTTCTATTCTAATTTCTTTTCTTTGAAATTGGATATGGGAGAGTTTAGAAATGATTAA